One window of Amaranthus tricolor cultivar Red isolate AtriRed21 chromosome 13, ASM2621246v1, whole genome shotgun sequence genomic DNA carries:
- the LOC130798502 gene encoding 40S ribosomal protein S24-1, whose protein sequence is MADKAVTIRTRKFMTNRLLSRKQFIIDVLHPGRANVSKAELKEKLARLYDVNDPNSIFVFKFRTHFGGGKSTGFGLIYDSVESAKKYEPKYRLIRNGLATKVEKSRKQMKERKNRAKKIRGIKKTKAAEAGKKK, encoded by the exons ATGGCGGACAAGGCAGTCACTATCAGAACTCGCAAGTTCATGACCAATCGTCTCCTTTCCCGGAAGCAATTC ATCATCGATGTTCTTCACCCCGGTCGTGCTAATGTCTCCAAG GCTGAGTTGAAGGAGAAGTTGGCAAGGCTGTACGACGTGAATGATCCAAATTCTATTTTTGTGTTCAAATTTCGTACTCATTTTGGAGGTGGTAAATCAACTGGATTTGGCTTGATTTACGATTCTGTTGAGAGTGCGAAGAAGTATGAGCCCAAGTACAGGCTGATCAGG AATGGATTGGCCACCAAGGTTGAAAAATCTAGGAAACAAATGAAGGAACGAAAGAACAGGGCCAAGAAGATCCGTGGTATTAAGAAG ACAAAAGCAGCTGAAGCTGGCAAGAAGAAGTAA
- the LOC130798503 gene encoding transcription repressor OFP12-like, protein MPNYTLAKNLNLCFSLLQRPQPQIRSHSPQNHHTLNYNSLYDHRDFPPTRPPPLTATSSAYISAPGSPSSVSTDYMETEDIIEAAVGSTTPDLTAAYASQRFFISSPGRSNSIVDSLSLSSSTLLSPAEENETIISSSSSTTEVVGGVPIQTYSPDPYVDFRQSMQEMVEARDLGRLEVKEAWEYLQELLLSYLALNPKNTHKYIVGAFTDLVVNLMSSPNNNCDSSPISFSSSSCDDHDHHHDHKDDHNGGRYV, encoded by the coding sequence ATGCCAAATTATACACTAGCCAAAAACCTCAACCTATGTTTTTCCCTTCTACAACGTCCCCAACcccaaataagatctcattccCCACAAAACCACCACACCTTAAACTACAACTCATTATATGATCATCGCGACTTCCCTCCTACTCGTCCACCACCACTCACCGCCACTTCATCCGCCTATATCTCAGCTCCAGGCTCCCCATCCTCCGTCTCCACAGACTACATGGAGACGGAGGATATAATAGAGGCAGCGGTGGGATCCACTACTCCAGACCTCACCGCTGCCTATGCCTCACAACGATTTTTTATCTCCTCTCCGGGTAGGTCAAACTCAATCGTtgactctctttctctttcttcttctaCTTTATTATCTCCTGCTGAAGAAAACGAAACCATTATTTCTAGTTCGTCATCCACTACAGAAGTAGTCGGGGGAGTACCTATACAGACGTACTCCCCTGACCCATACGTGGACTTTAGACAGTCCATGCAGGAAATGGTGGAAGCACGTGACTTAGGAAGATTAGAAGTCAAAGAAGCATGGGAATATTTACAAGAATTACTATTAAGCTATTTGGCGTTGAATCCTAAGAACACTCATAAGTACATTGTTGGAGCTTTTACTGATCTAGTTGTTAATCTTATGTCGTCTCCTAATAATAATTGTGATTCTTCTcctatttctttttcttcatcatcttgtgatgatcatgatcatcatcatgatcataAGGATGATCATAATGGGGGTCGTTATGTATGA
- the LOC130798223 gene encoding uncharacterized protein LOC130798223, whose product MTDDGSYYLYNRNWMYEREFDDGSFNIEFIRGLEEFIKFAVSKSLSSKIRCPRAKCKNVVLKIPNDMRDHLLRKGFVEDYYDWSYHYDIAASEGSSGNKAFVREQSHDDVIPEEPNPEKNNYVRMIHDAIMSIIGRMMNLKTEHNCSERMYDDMCTLMREALPQPNSMTSTFYDTKKQIAGLELPSETIDCCINGYMIYRGRTANARRCRTCSTTRWVRDDVGNRRIPRKQFIYLPIGPRLQRLYAVRVTVGEMRWHAEHHIEEGEMCHPSDLEAWQHFNATHQKFATEIRYVRIGFVYRRIQPF is encoded by the exons ATGACGGATGATGGTAGTTATTATTTGTACAATAGAAATTGGATGTACGAAAGAGAATTTGATGACGGGTCATTTAATATAGAGTTTATTAGGGGATTAGAAGAATTTATAAAATTTGCAGTTTCAAAAAGTCTTTCATCTAAAATTAGATGTCCTCGTGCGAAATGCAAAAATGTTGTCTTAAAAATACCAAATGATATGAGGGATCATTTGTTAAGGAAAGGATTTGTGGAAGATTATTACGATTGGAGTTATCATTACGATATTGCCGCCAGTGAAGGTAGCAGCGGTAATAAGGCGTTTGTTCGGGAACAGTCGCATGATGATGTAATACCCGAAGAGCCGAATCcggagaaaaataattacgttCGTATGATTCATGATGCTATT ATGTCGATTATAGGGAGAATGATGAATCTAAAGACGGAACATAATTGCTCAGAGAGGATGTATGACGATATGTGCACTTTGATGCGGGAGGCTTTACCTCAACCGAACTCGATGACATCTACTTTTTATGACACAAAGAAGCAAATAGCAGGGCTTGAGCTGCCATCAGAGACGATTGATTGTTGCATTAATGGATATATGATCTACAGGGGTCGTACTGCTAATGCAAGACGCTGTCGTACGTGTTCGACAACAAGGTGGGTCAGAGACGATGTTGGAAATAGAAGAATTCCACGGAAACAATTTATATATCTTCCGATAGGTCCACGCTTACAACGGTTGTATGCGGTTCGAGTTACGGTCGGTGAAATGAGATGGCACGCTGAGCACCATATCGAAGAGGGGGAAATGTGTCACCCGTCAGACTTAGAGGCTTGGCAACATTTTAACGCAACACATCAAAAATTTGCTACTGAGATTAGATATGTTAGGATTGGGTTTGTGTACAGACGGATTCAACCCTTTTGA